From the genome of Flavipsychrobacter sp., one region includes:
- a CDS encoding DUF4249 family protein, whose translation MKRILYIALTAIAGISISSCTKVIDVNLNNTKPVIVIEGEITDTTGPYKVKITKTIDIDKNNNFPGVSGAVVTIADDAGNSETLVDMGSGGIYETRTLQGTPGRTYTLTVVVEGTTYKATSTMPAKVAYDSLGYKEVNTPDGKEPYPTVYYRDPETKGNYYRAKQYVNGVFDGEIFVESDEFIDGKNRAAILFNGPRDDEDKIINIVGEVTVEMQCIDKKNFEYLEQLVEASGNPQSATPANPVTNISNGALGYFSAHTSSFKKLPALTLLQL comes from the coding sequence ATGAAAAGGATATTATATATAGCACTTACAGCCATAGCAGGCATATCTATCTCATCTTGCACAAAGGTGATAGACGTAAATCTTAATAATACAAAACCCGTAATAGTAATAGAGGGAGAGATAACTGATACTACTGGCCCTTACAAGGTTAAGATCACCAAGACTATTGACATAGACAAGAACAACAACTTCCCTGGCGTATCAGGCGCAGTAGTTACTATTGCCGATGATGCTGGCAATTCAGAAACCTTAGTAGACATGGGTAGTGGTGGCATCTACGAAACGAGAACCCTACAAGGCACTCCAGGCAGAACTTATACATTAACAGTAGTAGTAGAAGGCACAACCTATAAAGCTACCAGTACCATGCCTGCAAAAGTTGCTTACGATTCTCTTGGCTATAAGGAAGTCAACACTCCTGATGGTAAAGAGCCATACCCTACTGTGTACTACAGAGACCCTGAAACCAAAGGCAACTACTACAGAGCTAAGCAATATGTAAATGGAGTCTTTGATGGAGAGATATTTGTAGAGTCAGACGAGTTTATTGACGGTAAGAATAGAGCCGCTATTCTCTTTAATGGCCCTAGAGATGATGAAGATAAAATAATCAATATAGTTGGAGAGGTTACTGTAGAGATGCAATGCATAGACAAAAAGAACTTCGAATATTTAGAACAGCTGGTAGAAGCAAGTGGCAATCCTCAATCTGCTACACCAGCCAACCCTGTTACTAATATTTCGAATGGCGCCTTAGGGTATTTTAGTGCACATACCAGTAGTTTCAAAAAACTACCAGCACTAACACTACTGCAGCTATAA